The sequence GCGGTCACTTCAGCGCGCTGCGCTGCTGCCACTGCTGCCAGGACTCCTGCCAGACCTCCAGGCCGTTGCCGACGTCGGTCTTGTTGGGGTTGCTGGTGCCCTTGACCTCGACGGTGGAGCCGATGGTCAGGAAGTCGAAGACCTTCTTGGCGTCGCCGGTGGTCATCCCGAAGCAGCCGTGGCTGGTGTTGGCCACGCCGATCTGGTGGTTCCAGGGCGCGGAGTGCAGGAAGGTGCCGGAGGCGGTGAGGTGGGTGACCCACTTCGAGTCGAGCATCCACTCGTTGCCGTGGCCGATGGTGGAGGAGTCCATGGTCTCGGCCGCGTTCTTGCTGCGTACGGTGTGCACACCACCGCGGGTCGGGTCCTGCGGGGAGCCCGCGGAGCCGACGACGCTGCCGACCTTCTTGCCGTTCTCGTACATGGTCAGGGTGTGCGACGGCACATCGATGACGGCCTTGTGGTCGGCGCCTATGGAGAAGCCGAAGTTGTAGTCCCGGGCGAACCAGCCGCCCGCGGAGCCGGAGTTGATTCCGGCCAGCGCGCCCTTGACGGAGACCTTGGTGCCCGACGGCCAGTAGTCCTTGGGCCGCCAGTCGATCCGGTCCTTGCCGGAGTAGTCCTTGACCCAGCCCCAGGCGCCCTGGACGTACGGCTGGGTGGTGACCTTCAGCGCCTTTTCGATCTCGGCCCGCCGGTCGGTGGCTATCGGGTGGTCGAAGAGGATCGATATCGGCATGCCGGTGCCCACGGTCTGCCCGCCGCCCGGGGTGTTGGTGAGCTTGTTGACCTTGTCGGCCTGCTCGGTGGTGAAGACCGAGGTGACGGCGGAATCCTTGCCGTCGTCGGACGTCGCCCGGGTGCGGACGGTGTAGGTGGTCTTCGGGCGGACCTTGCCGGCCGACTTCCACGTCGTGCCGTCGGCGGCCAGCTTGCCCTCGACCCGGGCGCCCTGGTCGTCCTTGACGTCGACGGAGGTGAGCTTGCCGCCGGCGGCCCGTACGGATATCGGCGAGCCGAGCGCGGCCGCCTTGCTGCCCGCTGCCGGGGTGACGGTCACCTTGGCGGCGTGCCCGGCCGCCTTCGACGTAGCGGCGTCGGCGCCCCCGCCGCATGCGGTCAGCACGGTGGCCGTCGCGAGCAGCGCGGGCAGGTAACGGGCCGGGTGACGGCGGAGTGCGGCGTGCACGAAGGTCCTCCAAAACAGACAGCTGACGGCAGGAAAGGCGCCGCAGATGAAGACGGTTTGTCTGTTTCGGAGGTTGTCTGGGGAATCGGCGATCTATGACACGGTTCGGTAACAGGGGGCGGCCCTGGCGCGGGCCCGGTTGCGGTGCCGCGGCCGGGCCCGTCGCCTCATCAGCTGCTCGGCGCCGACTCCCCGCCCGAGGGCGCCGGGGGCACGGTCGTGGTGGTGGGTGTCTCGGGGGCCGTGGTGGTGCCGGTCGTTTCCGGCGTGCTGGGGGAGGAGGCGGAGGTGGACGGGGTCGAGGGCGTCTCGGAGCCCGGCGACTGTGTCGGGGACGGCGATCCGGTGGACGTGCCGGGGGGAGGGGCCCAGGTGTCCGAGCCGCCGTCCGTGCCCCGGGGGCGGTCGAAGTACTGGTTCGTCTGCGCGTCGTAGAGGACGAAGGAGCGCATCTCGGTGGTGGCGGGCGACACCGCGACCGTGTTCGCGGCCCGGTAGCCGGGCCAGGACGTACCGCTCGTCTTCGCCTCGCTCGACAGCGGCTCCGGCTCGGCCAGCGGATTGCCGCAGGCGCAGCGCACCCGCGGCAGCCCGCGGGAGTCGATCAGGACGGCGGTGCCGGCCTGGAGCACCGACTGGAAGGCGGTGGCCTTGCCGTCCCGGAAGCCGTGGTTGGTGACGCGGGTGTCCTTGCGCAGCTGTACGGGCGTCAGCGAGCGGAGGAAGGACGGTACGGCGCCGACATCGATGCCCTGCGCCCCGGCGAACGCGAGGGCCTTGGCCCGGTCGGCCTCCAGGAAGCTGATCTGCTGCTCGACGTCGCAGCTGGTGGCGTCGCGGCTGCCGCCGTACAGGCCGGGCTCGGAACCGCGGTAGCTGGGGACGCCGGTCGTGGCGCCCGACGGGGTGCCGGGCGAGGCGCTCGGGGACGGCGGCGGGGAGGACTCGGCGGCCGTCGACCGGGTGAACGGGTCGCGGCCGTCCGCGGCGGCCGGCTGGAGCACCACCTCGCCCGCGCCGCCGCCCGGACGGGTCAGGACGACGATCACGACGACGGCCGCCACCACGGCGGCCGCGACGATCGCCACCCGGGGCGCGGACCGCCACCACGGCACTCCGCCGCCCGGCCCCCCGGCCCCGCCGCCTCCACCGCCGCCCCCGCCCCCACCCGGGCCGCCGCCGGGCCCGCGCGGCCGGTCCACCTCGGTGGGCGGCCCGCCGGTCCGGGTCGGCTCGGAGACGGGGCCGGACGAGGGGCCGGAGAGCGGGCCCGACGGCGGACCGGTCGGGTGGCTGTCGGGCGGCGGTGCAGATGTCACGGCTGTCTCTCCGGTCTCTCTTCCGACGCGCAACGTGCATACGGGTTCCGGCGCGCGACGTGCATCACTGCGACCCGGACCCCTCCGGCGCAGCAGGCTGACTCCGCCCCCACCGCTGCCCGGTGTGTCAATCTTCGTGCCATTGTGTGCCGGTGGTCGGCGTCGTCCGCAAGCGGGGTGGACCGCCTGTGCTTACCGTGGGGACGTCCCCTCGGTCCGGCCCCAGGGCCGGCCCGTCCTCCGGCGTCGGCAGGAGACCGCGTGAGCCAGCCGCAAGGCCCCGCACCCGACGGTCCCCTCCGCCTCTGGGGACAGGCCCTGGCCGCCGCAGCCGCAGGCATCGTCGCCATGGGGGTGGTCGCCGCGATCGGCCTCCAGGCCGCGGGCGCCGGGGACCTGCCCGGCTACGCCTTCCCCCACGTGGTGGCCGCCGCCGTCACCGTCGCGGCGGGCGGCACGGTCGCGCTGACCGGTAACGCCGGCGACATCGCCCAGGCCCATGCCGCCCTCGATGCCGTACCCCTGTCGGTGACCCTGGCCGGCGCCCTGGCCACCGCCGCCGTCTTCCTGCGTCCGCTACGCCACCGGGCGGTCGCCACCGGCCGCGAACTGCTCGCCCGCATCGCCCGCACGGCCGTGTGCTGGCTGGTGTTCCTGCTGCTGGTCGCCCTCGCCGCGCACCACACCTTCACCATCTCCGTGGGCAACGACCTCGCCGACCGCATCGGCGCGGAGATCGGCGCCACCCCCACCGTCGGCTTCGGCGCCGACGTGCCCGCCACGCTCGCCACCGGCCTGCTCTGGCTGCTGGCGCTGCTCGCGCTCGCCTTCCTCGTCTCCCGCCGGGCCCCCCTCCCCTCCCCGCTGCTGCGCCCGGCGACCTCCCTCCGGCCGCCCGCCTTCGCCATGGCCCTGGTGCTGCTCACCTATGTGGCCGTCGCCCTGATCACCGCCGTCGTCGTCCTGATCACCAAGGGGCATCCGGCCCAGACCGTCGCGGTGGTCTTCCTGGGTCTGCCGAACCTGGCCTGGCTGGCGCTGGGCATCGGCACCGGCGGCGCCTGGAGCGGCCATGTCGACAAGGCCATCGGACTCCCCGTCCCGCAGGTGCTCGACCACATCCTGCGCACCCGCCACGGACAGCGCACCCTCGACCTGGGCGCCGTCGTCGCCCAGGACGCCCGCGGCTGGCTCCTGGTGGCGCTGGCCGCCGTCGTCCTGCTGACCGCCGCCTTCCTCGCCGCGGTCCGCTCCCCGGCCACCACCCCTCTCTGGCGACACGCCACCACCATGGCCGCGGCCCTCGCCATCACCCTCCTTGCCGTCGGCCTCCTCACCCGCATCCTCGCCCACTACGGCCTCTCCCTATTCGGCGTCGGCGACCTCGGCGGCAACCTGGGCGGCGAGGTCGTCCTCCTCCCCCAACTCCCGCGCCTCTTCCTGGCAGGCGCAGCATCCGGCCTGGTCACCGGCGCCGCGGGCAGCTTGGCGGCACGGCGGGTACGGCATCGGGGGGAGGTGGGGGAGCGACGGCCCCCAGCCTGAAGCTGTCCGCGGGCGCGGGGCGGGAAACGCGCAGCGGGCCCGTTGCCGTCCCGGATCACCGTCCCGGATCACCGTCCCGGAAACACCGTCCCGGAAACACCGGCGTCGCCCAACGCGGCGGTGGTGGGGGAGTGGTGGGGGACATGGGGGTGGAGGGAGCGCCGGTCT is a genomic window of Streptomyces gilvosporeus containing:
- a CDS encoding L,D-transpeptidase, yielding MHAALRRHPARYLPALLATATVLTACGGGADAATSKAAGHAAKVTVTPAAGSKAAALGSPISVRAAGGKLTSVDVKDDQGARVEGKLAADGTTWKSAGKVRPKTTYTVRTRATSDDGKDSAVTSVFTTEQADKVNKLTNTPGGGQTVGTGMPISILFDHPIATDRRAEIEKALKVTTQPYVQGAWGWVKDYSGKDRIDWRPKDYWPSGTKVSVKGALAGINSGSAGGWFARDYNFGFSIGADHKAVIDVPSHTLTMYENGKKVGSVVGSAGSPQDPTRGGVHTVRSKNAAETMDSSTIGHGNEWMLDSKWVTHLTASGTFLHSAPWNHQIGVANTSHGCFGMTTGDAKKVFDFLTIGSTVEVKGTSNPNKTDVGNGLEVWQESWQQWQQRSALK
- a CDS encoding DUF6777 domain-containing protein gives rise to the protein MTSAPPPDSHPTGPPSGPLSGPSSGPVSEPTRTGGPPTEVDRPRGPGGGPGGGGGGGGGGGAGGPGGGVPWWRSAPRVAIVAAAVVAAVVVIVVLTRPGGGAGEVVLQPAAADGRDPFTRSTAAESSPPPSPSASPGTPSGATTGVPSYRGSEPGLYGGSRDATSCDVEQQISFLEADRAKALAFAGAQGIDVGAVPSFLRSLTPVQLRKDTRVTNHGFRDGKATAFQSVLQAGTAVLIDSRGLPRVRCACGNPLAEPEPLSSEAKTSGTSWPGYRAANTVAVSPATTEMRSFVLYDAQTNQYFDRPRGTDGGSDTWAPPPGTSTGSPSPTQSPGSETPSTPSTSASSPSTPETTGTTTAPETPTTTTVPPAPSGGESAPSS
- a CDS encoding streptophobe family protein; translation: MSQPQGPAPDGPLRLWGQALAAAAAGIVAMGVVAAIGLQAAGAGDLPGYAFPHVVAAAVTVAAGGTVALTGNAGDIAQAHAALDAVPLSVTLAGALATAAVFLRPLRHRAVATGRELLARIARTAVCWLVFLLLVALAAHHTFTISVGNDLADRIGAEIGATPTVGFGADVPATLATGLLWLLALLALAFLVSRRAPLPSPLLRPATSLRPPAFAMALVLLTYVAVALITAVVVLITKGHPAQTVAVVFLGLPNLAWLALGIGTGGAWSGHVDKAIGLPVPQVLDHILRTRHGQRTLDLGAVVAQDARGWLLVALAAVVLLTAAFLAAVRSPATTPLWRHATTMAAALAITLLAVGLLTRILAHYGLSLFGVGDLGGNLGGEVVLLPQLPRLFLAGAASGLVTGAAGSLAARRVRHRGEVGERRPPA